One stretch of Pigmentiphaga aceris DNA includes these proteins:
- a CDS encoding histone deacetylase family protein, whose translation MQAFFSEDQLGHDPQQFMRLGRIHKPADLPTRPLALRSALAARGIDTITPSDYGRAPLETVHSPDYLDFLESAYERWHALAGGAVQPGPEVLANMSPYVLDPAQRSEGVRGACPSPAVVAQAGWYLGDLSVPLGPLSWRSMLRSAHSAVAAAEAVIAAGTANPTITYALCRPSGHHARRDRASGFCYINNSAIAAELLCRQFGRVAVLDVDAHHGDGTQQIFYERADVMTISTHADPSNYFPFYVGYAQEPGSGAGEGFNLNLSLPHGSGNEVFFDALDRALDALQAYAPKALVLPLGFDTYKDDPISVLRFDFDAYRRVGERVRELGLPTVVVQEGGYMVDAIGPGLDAFLQGLGV comes from the coding sequence GTGCAAGCTTTTTTTAGTGAAGACCAGCTCGGCCACGACCCACAGCAATTCATGCGCTTGGGTCGCATTCACAAGCCCGCGGACCTGCCGACCCGGCCGCTGGCCCTGCGCAGCGCGTTGGCCGCGCGGGGAATCGACACCATCACGCCAAGTGATTACGGGCGGGCTCCGCTGGAAACCGTGCACAGCCCGGACTACCTGGATTTCCTGGAATCGGCCTACGAACGCTGGCACGCGCTGGCAGGTGGCGCGGTGCAACCCGGACCGGAAGTCCTGGCCAACATGAGCCCCTATGTGCTGGACCCGGCACAACGTAGCGAGGGTGTTCGCGGTGCCTGCCCGTCCCCAGCCGTGGTCGCGCAGGCCGGCTGGTATCTGGGTGACTTGTCGGTGCCGCTGGGGCCTTTGTCCTGGCGCTCGATGCTGCGTTCCGCGCACAGTGCGGTGGCTGCGGCCGAGGCGGTCATCGCGGCAGGCACTGCCAATCCCACTATCACCTACGCGCTGTGCCGGCCCTCTGGCCATCACGCACGTCGGGACCGGGCTTCGGGCTTTTGCTACATCAACAACAGCGCCATCGCAGCCGAGCTGCTGTGCCGGCAATTCGGTCGGGTGGCGGTGCTTGATGTCGATGCGCACCACGGCGACGGCACGCAGCAGATCTTCTACGAACGCGCCGATGTGATGACCATCTCGACCCACGCCGACCCGTCGAACTACTTTCCGTTCTATGTGGGTTACGCGCAAGAGCCGGGCAGCGGTGCAGGTGAAGGCTTCAACCTGAACCTGTCCTTGCCGCACGGCAGTGGCAACGAGGTGTTCTTCGACGCGCTTGATCGTGCGCTCGATGCCTTGCAGGCCTACGCGCCTAAAGCGCTGGTACTGCCGCTGGGTTTCGACACCTACAAGGACGATCCCATCAGCGTGCTGCGCTTCGACTTCGACGCGTATCGCAGGGTGGGCGAGCGTGTGCGCGAACTGGGTTTGCCAACCGTGGTGGTGCAGGAAGGTGGCTACATGGTCGATGCAATCGGCCCCGGGCTCGATGCCTTCCTGCAAGGCCTGGGAGTCTGA